The genomic region TTCATTATCACCGGACAAGGTTTATGACCGCCGCTTCAATGACATGGAGACCTTTCGTAATGCAATGTGGTCGGTTTTGTGTCGGGATTTTTTTCAGCGGTATGTTCCCGCTAAATCATGCATCATTGATGATCGGGCCCTAGTGGAAGTGCTGGAACTCATTGGATTTCAGATGACCTGTGCCATCCCCCGATTTCTCCCCTATTCCACGCAGTCAAAACTCCCCAAATCAACGCAACTGATCCGCTGGTATCTGAAAATGCCTTTTTTATGGCCTTTATTTGGCGGCCAGGCCTTCCTTTGCGGTGAAAAACGCTGCGCAAAACAGCCCTCCTGATCGTACGACATGCGTTACTGCAAGCGTTGATGGTTTATCCTAGAGGAGGAGTTTAGACTGCAGCCTGGAGTGCGGTGGCAACGAGTACTCGAGGCGACACCGCCTTGTAATAGGGAGACAACGAGTACTCGAGGCGGCTCCTGACGTTGTGCCGCCGCCTCGCGGGTACGCTCGAATATTGCCGCTTACAGCGGCTCATATAAATCACTGATTTAGAAACAGTCTTATTTGTTTCTGCGGCGACGAACCAATCCGATGGCCAGCATTCCGAATCCCAGCAGTGCCATGGATGTCGGCTCAGGTACAACCTGCAGGTTGTTGAATAATAGTGCAGACTGATCGCCCTCATTGCTTGTCGCACTAACATACATACTAAAACCATCCAGCGTGCCAGCCACTGAAGTGGTGTATGTATCGCTCCATGTATCAATAACACTAGAACCGTTTAATGTTATATCAACATTTCCACCATTCTGAACAGCAGAAAGATTCATTAGCATATCGCTTCGATATTCCCATCCAGTATCCCCATAGCCAGTATCGGTAACATTGAAATTCCAGAGAGTTGAATCTACACTTTTCAAATCAATTCCACGAGCACCACTACGGAAATGAGTAGCTAAATCCATAGAGAACGTGTACCCGTTGCCCCATTCAGTGATCGACCTGTTGGCATTCAAATAATTACCCTCACTATTGTAATTAAGGGCAAATGCTGAATCAGGCTGATAAATACCTGCGTTGAAACCTTCGATGTCGGAACTTGCAGGAATCCAAAAGCCTGCATCCCGCGTGAATGACCACGCACCAAAACCAGATCCTTCATTGCTTCCGTCCGCCCATCCGTCGCTATAATTAGAGGAATTATCACTACCAATAGAGGCAAAAACACTTCCCGTCATCAACACAACGGTCGCAATTGCTGTAAGAATTTTTTTCATAACCAAATACTCTCCATAACTTCAACCCAACACAAAATTGCTCTTTAGAACGTCTAATATGTTGTAAAATCTATCTAGTAATGCGTTTTAGCGCAAGGGATATTTTTTATTTTTTGAACCCTGTTTACCAAGCGGATTAGCGATTGTGTCGGCGAGCTGTATTTTGTATGTAAAACGGTATGCATGCCAGTCACATAGGATTAGCTTTCAAAATGCGCTCACGCCAGACCATGGTTTTTGTGATTTCCATGGTCTTCTTCGCTTTATGCGGGTTGCTTCCGCTCTTTTTGACGCATCAGCTGGGCACTCCGGGCAGACTGATCGCCAATAATTTGATTTCCCTGCTGTTTACTACAGGTTTTCTCCTGACAACCGGGCTGGGGCTCCTGCCTTTCACCAGTTTCTCGTCCCATCGGAGCGAAAATCTGCTGGTCATCCGCAATTACTCTGCCATACCCGCCTTTATATCGGCCTTTATCGCCAATATTATGCTGCTGACGGCTTTTTTCTGCTGCGCCTGGCTTTTTATCCGTTACGGCACGGAATACAGCGCGGAACTGGCGATATTTCATACACTCCGACGTGTTCCCCCGATTTTGGTGTGCGTTATTGCCGGATGCGGTGCGGGTGCCATCGCAAACCGCTTTTTCCGACAGTCCTTTTTCATGGTGACCCTATGGTTCATCCCTCTTTTATTAATGGGCTGGACCATACTTGGTCTCTGGACAGCTGTTCCCCTGCCCC from Spartobacteria bacterium harbors:
- a CDS encoding PEP-CTERM sorting domain-containing protein, whose amino-acid sequence is MKKILTAIATVVLMTGSVFASIGSDNSSNYSDGWADGSNEGSGFGAWSFTRDAGFWIPASSDIEGFNAGIYQPDSAFALNYNSEGNYLNANRSITEWGNGYTFSMDLATHFRSGARGIDLKSVDSTLWNFNVTDTGYGDTGWEYRSDMLMNLSAVQNGGNVDITLNGSSVIDTWSDTYTTSVAGTLDGFSMYVSATSNEGDQSALLFNNLQVVPEPTSMALLGFGMLAIGLVRRRRNK